From the Streptomyces nodosus genome, the window ACCAGGGTGAACTCGCCGGGAACGGCGGTCGTGGCCATGTCCCCGATGACGACCGGGAGGGTGTCCTCGTCGATCTTGCGGCGCAGGACCGCCGCCATGTGCTCGGACAGTTCCACGCCCACGACGGGAACGCCGCGCTGCCGGAGCGGGACGCCCACCCGGCCGGTGCCGACGGCGAACTCCAGTGCCCGGCCGTCCCCGGCGAGTTCCGCGAGGAAGGCGACAGTCGGTCCGAGCACGGGGGCCGAGGACATCTCGGTCTCCTCGGCGTCGTAGCGCTCGGCGGTTGCACGGCTCCACAGCTCACTGCTCGTCATGGCCGGCTACCTTGCCGGGCGAGGGGCGGTGCTGTCGACGTATTTATGCCTGCGCGGCGCGTTCGGCGTTCCGCTTCTTGATGCGCGCCGTTTCCTTGCGGACGTCCGCCTGGGTGGCGCGCTCCTTCTCCAGCCACTCGGGCCGTTCCTGCTTCAGCGCCTCGATCCGCTCGGTGGTCAGAGGCTCGGTGATCCCGCCGCGCGCGAGACCCGCGATGGAGACGCCCAGCCTGGCCGCGACCACCGGGCGGGGGTGCGGGCCGTTGAGGCGCAGGTCCCGCAGCCACTCGGGCGGATCGGCCTGGAGCTCGTTCAGCTCGGCGCGCGAGACGACCCCCTCCTGGAACTCGGCGGGGGTGGCGGGGAGGTACACACCCAGCTTCTTCGCCGCGGTGGCGGGCTTCATCGTCTGGGTGCTGTGCTGCGACTTCATGGGGTCCAGACTATCGGCCGGGTGAGGGACGCCCGACCACGCCCGGTAGCCTTGCGGGGTGACAGGCTCGGAAACATCCCCTTCGTTCCGGCTCGCGTACGTCCCCGGGGTGACGCCCGCCAAATGGGTGCGGATCTGGAACGAGCGCCTGCCCGACGTCCCCCTCACCCTGACCCAGGTGCCGGCCGCCGAGGCGTCCGACGTGCTGCGGGACGGCGCAGCGGACGTGGGACTCGTACGGCTCCCCGTCGACCGTACGGTGTTCAGCGCGATCCCCCTCTACAGCGAGACGACCGTGGTCGTGGCGCCCAAGGACCATCTGGTCACGGCGGCGGAGGAGGTGTCCCTGGAGGACCTGGCCGACGAGGTCGTCCTGCATCCCCTCGACGACGTCCTGGGCTGGGAACGCCCACCCGGGGAGCCCGCCTTCGAACGCCCCGCCACCACGGCCGACGCCGTCGAACTGGTGGCGGCCGGGGTGGGCCTGCTCGTCGTCCCCCAGTCGCTGGCCCGTCTCCACCATCGCCGGGACCTCACCTACCGCCCGGTCGTCGACGCGCCGCAGTCGGGTGTCGCCCTGGCCTGGCCCGAGGAGGCGACCACCGACCTGGTGGAGGACTTCATCGGGATCGTCCGCGGGCGGACGGTCAACAGCACCCGGGGGCGCACCGCCCCCGCGGCGGAGCCCAAGCGCAAGCGCCCCGACACGACCGCGGCACGGAAGAAGCCCGCGGCGAGGAAGACCACGGGCGGAAAACCGGGTGGCACCTCCCGGGGCACCGGACGCGGCAGGCCCCGCCGCCGCTCCTAGGCAGCCGGCCACCTCGCCCGGCTGCGACCCCCCGGCACGCACGCGCCCGGCCGAAGCGGCCCGGTCACTGAGCGCGGGCCCGGCCGATCGACTCCACCAACGGCAGCAGCCGATGCGGAACGCGCTCCCGCAGCGCCAC encodes:
- a CDS encoding DUF5997 family protein; this translates as MKSQHSTQTMKPATAAKKLGVYLPATPAEFQEGVVSRAELNELQADPPEWLRDLRLNGPHPRPVVAARLGVSIAGLARGGITEPLTTERIEALKQERPEWLEKERATQADVRKETARIKKRNAERAAQA
- a CDS encoding LysR family substrate-binding domain-containing protein, which gives rise to MTGSETSPSFRLAYVPGVTPAKWVRIWNERLPDVPLTLTQVPAAEASDVLRDGAADVGLVRLPVDRTVFSAIPLYSETTVVVAPKDHLVTAAEEVSLEDLADEVVLHPLDDVLGWERPPGEPAFERPATTADAVELVAAGVGLLVVPQSLARLHHRRDLTYRPVVDAPQSGVALAWPEEATTDLVEDFIGIVRGRTVNSTRGRTAPAAEPKRKRPDTTAARKKPAARKTTGGKPGGTSRGTGRGRPRRRS